The sequence below is a genomic window from Lolium perenne isolate Kyuss_39 chromosome 4, Kyuss_2.0, whole genome shotgun sequence.
TCCTTATACTACAAAATTTAGACCGTACCGGCGACCACCAATAACAACACCCGAACTGTACAAGTGATTCTCTAGCAACGATACCTAAAAAAACAGAACAAATAATGTCGTCCTATGATCCAACCATAAAGTTAGATTTTGGGTTTTCACCCTCGAGAAAGACCGAACTactaaacaatgccttcaacaaggtaacggcCAAAAGGACGCCAGTGTCACGTACCTAGGGTTTTCACCTTGAAACTCAAGCCTCGGTACTTGCGAGCACCAGCAAAAAGAAAGCCTTCCTCTGATGTCACCCGCATTTTACACTGGTACTAGTGCAATTAATGATTAGATAGATGATAGTGATATCGTAGGTAATAGTAGATACCATATCATGAGACGTAGAATTATAAAAattaatttcaaaaaaaattgtaCATAATTTTGTATTAAGATTCTACAAATCAACCCACATTAGAATTCATTGCGCTTGCCATTATTAAATGGATACCACTTACAAGTTAGACAAAGGATTTTGGCAGACTAAAAAAATATGGTAGGAGTTTGTGATATTTGGCCTCCGAAAAGAAGCTTATGCATGTCAAAAAAAAATCTTATGACATCTGGTTCTTGAACTCTTAGGAAACAAATCTCAGGTTCAGTACAAGACGTTTGACATGGCCATATCTTACTAGGTACCCACCGTTGACATACCTGGTATAGTCAAACTAGAGGCCAATGAAGCCCAAGAAGGCAAGAAGCATTGGCAGCCGAAGCCCGGGAACTTGGCGTGTGATACAAGAACTAGCTCATACAAGGGGACTCTAACGTGTAACTAACCCGGAGTCCTGATAcctagcctcctatataaggaCCAGAAGAAATCGATAGGGATGGAGATACACAATCCAGAGTGCATCATAGCCATCACGGAGACATTGTAACCCAAATCCTTATCAATCAAGAACAGACAAGCGGCATGTGTAGGGTTTTCCCTCCGGGTGCCTGAAGCTAGGTAAATCGTGCCCCTTGTGTTGTTTGTACGCCGATATAACAATCAGTACGCCTTTTTTCCTAAAACTCAAGTCCATAACCCATGGTCATTGCCATGGTACCCCACGTCAGTGGTTCCTCACCTTGTCGATGGTTAactatctatccttcaatacgccGATGATAAGATCCTATTTATGGAACCTAGCCTTGAGAAAGATGGAAACCTGAAACAAATTTTATCAGCCTTCGAGCAATTATCAGGGCTCAAGATTAATTTCCATAAACTGAATTGTTCTATTTCGGTGAGGCTCAGGACGATGCTAACCTATATGCCGAGCTCTTTGGTTGTGGGCTATCCCAGTTTTCAATTAGCTCCTTAGGCATCTTGATTCATTATCGAAGGCTTACAAATGCTCAATGGAACCACGTTGACGAGAGACTTCAAAAGCGGTTGAGTAGCTGGAAAGGAAAATTAAtatctcggggggggggggggagattggTCCTAATTAATTTAATACTAACAAATATGGTATTGTAAATGATATTATTCTTCTATTACCTAAAGGAGCTTGAATCGATTGGACTATTTTCAGAAGGAGATAGTGAAACACCAtggcccccctccccccccccccccccaatgtgTAATTTTAGTAATTATTGACAATCCATGTGAACTAATGTTTGCTTTGAATTATGTTAGTATGATTTCTCCATGGGCAATGCTTAAACCATATGtttgcttcaaggttgcaataagaagcaaatgaaaAAGATTAAGtgacaagtatgtcttgaagaagaacaagacggGGTGAGATACCATGTGCATTTTCAAGCAATCAACataacaaataaaggaagaaatgGTGTCAAGtttaagatgagccatctcggaaGATCATGAGTTTCAAGCTCGCAATCCATATGATGATCATGGGTACATGAAGATATGCCGAATAAGAAGCTCACTCATAGTGATCGGCATAGTCCGCGCGATGAATTTCCCGAGAAAGGCCGGTGGCGTAAACAACCTCGGGGGAGGCCGCGCCACGATCCAGCCCGAGGTCGACGTGCAACCAGAACCCCCATCAGCGGAGATGATCCCCTTCCAGCAGCGAGCATTGCTGCACCTGCCATGTCCACCACCGCATGCTTGAACGCAGAGGAGCATGATCTGACCTAGCCCGCTCCGACCTGTAACCAGCAAAATCGTTAGAACGCGTACATGTGGTGGACGGCGACCGAGCCTCCCAAAAACGTGACGCCGGCGTTGGGAACCCATAACCGTCTAGAAATCCTACGCGAGCTCTTCGTCATTCCTGTGCCCACACCTTGCGACCGTCTACCATCCATAGTCCGTCGAAGCCTCATCAAGAACATCCAGAGGGGCTTCGAACGGAAACTTGGAAGCACAAGACTCACCGAAGGATCCGTTCGTGTCCTCCACGAGAACCGAGAACCTAGACCCCTCCGGTGAAGAACGCCCATAGGTCGTCGAGGCTGAGCACGTCAGAAAAGCCTCCCATAACGATTGTGAGGCCACGGCCGAGACTGGCGCTGGCAATTGCCTCACGTGGAGGATGAAAATGGCGTGGTAACTGATTTTAAATTGTTGCTCCTTATGATCAGAAACATTGGAAACATTGGCTTAAAGTTCAGAAAATAATGGATGGTGAGTTGAATATTGGTGATATGAATTATGGTGAAATCCCTAAGGTTTTTGGTGAGGTGAATAATTGATCTGCTGTCTTGGTGACAGATGAGCAATTCAAGTCTAAAAAAGATCCATATATCTCAGAAAGTTGCACTTCCTTCTTGCTGAGAAAAAGAAATACTCCGTGTACGTGTTTGTCAAAGTTTAAGGTCAAGACACCGTGTTTTCACTTAATTTTCCCTGCAACCTCTCTCCCAACTAGACTCATTTCTTTTCTGCATTTTCCTCTTCGCTCCCACAGCTATATAAACCCAACTAGACTCTACTCTCCGAATCATCACTCCCGCCACAATCTCCTCTACAGTGCTGTCTTCCGCCACTCCTGCTCCTCTACTAGCAGTCTAGTACGCATAGCCAGATCAGCTAGCTCCACCACTTCCTCGCACCACCACCATCACTCCAAGCCGAATTCTCAAGTCATGGACCAGCTCCAGAAGCGCCCGGCCAACTACGTGCCGCTgagccccatcaccttcctgcccCGCGCCAATGCCGTCTACGGCGACCGCACCTCCGTCGTCTACCACCGCGTGAAGTTCACCTGGCGCCAGACGCACGAACGCTGCCGCCGCCTCGCATCCTCCCTCGTCCGCACCCTCGGCCTCCGCAGGAACGACGTCGTCTCCGTCCTCGCCCCAAACGTGCCCGCCATGTACGAGATGCACTTCGCCGTCCCCATGGCCGGCGCCGTCCTCAACACCGTCAACACCCGCCTCGACGCCAAGGCCGTCGCCGCCATCCTGCGCCACGCCGAGGCCAAgctcttcttcgtcgactgggagtACGTGCGCCTAGCCAGTGACGCGCTCCAGCTCCTCGCCGACTCCGGCGCGCCCGTCCCGCTCGTCGCCGTCATCGACGACCTCGACCGCCCCACGGGGGTCCGGCTCGGCGAGCTCGAGTACGAGGCGCTCGTCGCGCACGGCGACCCCAACGTAGAGCTCCCGCAGCTCGAGGACGAGTGGGACGCCGTCACGCTAAACTACACCTCCGGCACCACGTCTGCCCCCAAGGGCGTCGTCTACAGCCACCGCGGCGCCTACCTCAGCACCACCAGCCTGCTCATGGCCTGGGAGATGGGCGCCGAGCCCGTCTACCTCTGGACGCTCCCCATGTTCCACTGCAACGGCTGGACCTTCACCTGGGGCGTCGCCGCACGCGGCGGCGTCAACGTCTGCATCCGCGAGAACCGCCCCGCCGAGGTCTACCGCGCCATCGCGCGCCACAACGTCACCCACATGTGCTGCGCGCCCGTCGTCTTCAACATCCTGCTAGAGGGCGGCGGCGACACCGCGCGGCTCGGCGCGCCGGTGCACGTCCTCACCGgcggcgcgccgccgccggccgcgctGCTGGAGCGGGTCGAGCGCATCGGGTTCCACATCACCCACGCCTACGGCCTCACGGAGGCAACCGGGCCCGCGCTCGCCTGCGAGTGGCGCGCGCAGTGGGACAAGCTCCCGCTCTCGGACCGCGCGCGCCTCAAGGCCCGCCAGGGCGTTAGCGTGCTCTCCCTCGCCGACGCCGACGTCGTCACCGACGACGACAAGATGGCCAGGGTGCCGCACGACGGGAAGTCCCTCGGCGAGATCGTGCTCCGCGGCAGCAGCGTCATGAAGGGCTACCTCAACAACCCGGAGGCCAACGAGGCGGCGTTCCGGGGCGGCTGGTTCATGACGGGCGACGTGGGCGTGGTGCACCCGGACGGGTACATCGAGATCAAGGACAGGTCCAAGGACGTTATCATCTCCGGCGGCGAGAACATCTGCAGcaaggaggtggaggaggtcctCTTCCGCCACCCGGACATCGCCGACGCGGCGGTCGTCGCCATGCCGCACCCGCACTGGGGCGAGACGCCCTGCGCCTTCGTCGTCGCCAGGAACAAGGCGGCCGGGGTATGCGAGGACGACGTCGTGGCCTTCTGCCGCAAGCACATGGCGCATTTCATGGTGCCCAAGAAGGTGGTGGTCTACGGTGTGCTCCCGAGGAACGCGCTCGGCAAGGTCGAGAAGGTCAAGCTGCGGGACGAGGCACGGAAGCTGGCGCCGCCGGCGCAGAAGACCAAGGCGACTAAGGCCACCAAGACGACGGTCAGCGGTGGCCGCCGGGGCGAGCAGCCGGTAGCGCATGTCATGGCCATATCAAGGCTATAGGCCGGGCTCGTGATCAGGTAAATCAAATGGTCCACGCGTTGGCAAAAAGTAGGAAATTGGCATCATGCATATGGGCGCCAACTTTGCAGAAATAAGCAAGAAGTGCGTTTAAAATAGTAcctttattttttttctttttagaaCGAACAAGGTCAGTATTAGTTGTGCCAAATTGTTCTTTACCCATCTTTCTCTTCAGTTTTCGATAATTTGGAACTTCTAGACGAACTTATACATGTGTAAATTGGTTCCAAATTTGTAATCTGGAACTCATATGTGTGTATATTGTAAATATGTTGTGTGCAAGGAAATTATTTCTGTCGAACTCTTCTGATCATGATCTGATATGTGTTGTTCCCCTCTTGAATCAAGAAGCTGGCAATCTGCAGCTGTACGCACGCTCACTCACTTAGATCATCATTAAACCGTTGATTTCCGCTTGTGAACATGATCGACGACAACCCATAGGTCTTATTAAAAGGGAATCAACTACTCCTACTGAACACCATTATCTTAATTGGCCGTGTTGATGGCGGTTTCCTTGTCATGTTGACAATGGCCATCCTTTTTCTCTTATTGTCTTACACTATTACGAGCTGAGATGCAGAGGAGACGAGAATATTCGTTGAGTAAGGACAGAGGTGTGCGCTGGAGCAACTCTGATATATTGTATCATCGCCATGATAGTGGTTCTCGTGTTTCTCATGTCCAAGCTTGTTGCCCCGTTGTATGAGCTTAATTTGTTTGCTTGCGAAACCAACTTTTTATTGGGTAAGTCTTGTGAAATTTCAAAAAAGTATGAAAAAAGGACAAGGTCTGTATATCTTTTACCGTCTTGTGACATTATAACAAAATATAGGGAGAATCTAGGAGGCCCTCAGGTGTTTTCCAATTCGTCAAAACTAGATTTTTCTTTCAATCAACAAGATGATACATGTATTTTGATCGTTTACTATTTAATAAAGAATCAAACTTATATATGTAATTTACACTGTATATACAATTAAATTCTTGTAATTATACGGTTACTAAGTTGATGGTTTACTAATGTACATGCAAATGCTAATTCAAAAAAATACTACTAGTCTAAATGTGCTGTAATTTGCCCTAAAATAAGGATTTTCACAACAAAGAAAGTGGTACAACAAATCTACCGTCAGGGCTGGCCGGACGGTCCTAGGATTTTTTGTGCCCATGACGAGATTAAAACTCAAGGCCATTAATATATAGACATCACAGCGTGAGTAAAATAGGCTTTCAATAATACTTAAATGCATCCAACAGAGTAGCACAAATTTGGTTGGTTTTCTCGCAACCCCGCTGTCCTTGGCCAATCCATTGCAGATGTTGCGCAGCCTATGGTTATCGCCGCTCCTGGCCAATCCGTCTCTGCCGAGTGTGGCGTATCCATGGAGTTGGAATAGGTCGACCATGTCTCCACGCAAGCTCTTTCCATCATAGGAGCATCGGAACAGGCGGTGGCATCATCGTTCCCTTCCCATCCCGAGGAAGCAATGGTGGCTTTAATACGTACAAGGTATTGTTTGCCCTTTTTCTTAATGTGAATGAGGTTTGGGATATATGCTTGTGTGTTTACATAATTTCATTTCAAATTCGTAGTCTCGTGAAGAAATGCAGAAAAATTGAGCTCGAGTGGACCGAGGATGAGTAGAATGCATTGTATTTCGGATGGAATGCTTAAGTTCTTCTTGAAGAGGCATTGTACTTTTAGAGTGGAAAGCAATTGTTTGATGGGTTTTGGCAACAAAATCATGAGCGTTTTAACAATTCCAACCCAAGTAGAGAAGCTAGATCACTAGCATCACCTTTAATTAGGTGGCACGTTCTTGTTATGCATACTAGTGTCGGCTAGGTTTGATCAAGTGGAGAAGGTAGAGCACCATGATCTATGTAATCTATTATGCAGATGGACAAAAATTTAGATCGCCCATATCAGGTGAGATTAATTATTTTGAAGACAGTGTAATGTGGAAGTGGTCGAAAGATGTAGTATTGGCATTATGAGACTAACCGCTCTGATATCATGTAAAAGTTGTAAAATCCTAATTTATGTTGTTGTGTTAAGATTCTCAAGGAGTTCATATAAAGATACAGGAGGAAGAGACTTATAGTACAGGATAATCGAGAGTCAATCTAACTCATCCGGTATACTATGCTAACATACCACTCACCTGTCACCATGGACGGATCCACCATGGGTCATGCGGGTGCATATAAACACCCAAATTTTTCTCAAAAAATTGCTTATACATAATGTATATTGTTCATGTATCCTAATGGTATTTTAAAGTACGACTAGTTCACATTTTCTATTCTAAATTGGGACCAAATTATGAATTAGCAAATACTCCCCATCCACAAGTATACTTTTAACTTTTTTTCTAAGTCAATCCTACTAAAATTTGATAGACTTTATAGGAAAATATAATATCATTTATGACACTAAATTAGTATAGTGAGATCCATTTAATGTGTAGTTCCATAATATATCACTTTGATGTCATGTGTTCTTAATTTTTTCTACAAAGTTAGTTAAAATTTAAAAAGTCTGACTTATGACCAAGGCTAGATATTACACTTATTAGACTTCATACATCGACGACATGTGACCCAACAAGCATGCCCTGTCAACTAGCCGAGACAACCTGCCCATACTGAGCGATGGCAAAGCGGTGACAAACCTATGCTTGCGAAGAAAAAAGAGGAACGCCAAGTGATCAATGTTATCAAAACGAGTAGCGACCAATGACCAACATCGTCAAACTAAGAACCAACCCAACGCTAGGCGGTGCCCCATGGCGCCAATGTCGCTCGCGCTGGGCTAAGCAGAGAAGGGAAATAAGAAAGCCGATGGGCTGATAGCGGTAGGGGCGGAGGGAAGTCGTGCATCTTCGAAGCTATGATAGATCATATTGGCGTATTGTAATTTCTTTTGGTTTTTACATGTTTTTCAACCTTTTGAGATATTGTTGCTACAATGGCCGATTTGTACTTTTAATGTGGTGAAGGGATGGGCCATTTTTCAATTTTTCACCTTTATTTTTTTTATGGTTGAAATTTGAACACCTAAAGTTAAATTTTTGGATCGGCCCCTGCCTGTCATCCAACCAAGAGCTCACGGATCACGTGACAACCGACAATTGACAAGCTAGCCCGGACGGTGTTCATATATGAACGCACACGTAAATCCAAAGGTCCATGGTGTTCATACACCACTTGGTGTTGTGCGTGGCACGACAATATTAGGGTGCACGCGTTCGAAATTGTCAGCATTATTGTGTACTTGTCTCCTACGATGCTGGCTAGTCAGGTCCCTGGCCGTATCCTTTCTCTTTCAAATCCGGCGAGTCCGTACGTACTTGCGCTAGTCTGGTCGCGGTCGCACGGCCTGTGCTAGCGAGAGGTCCGCTGACTTACGACAGTAGAATGGTGTGCCGCGTTGTGGACTGTGTTCGGCACAACATGGACGTCTGATGTCTGCACTGGCCGGCCGCTCTGAAAGCCTGCTTCATTGAAGCCCAGCAGGAGCACACGGCCCACAAGCTGATTAGCATCATCATCTCAAGAGGACTTCTCTCAAAAAAAATAATCTCAAGAGGACTTAATCCGAAAGATAAAAATCAATGAGCTTTTTATAGTCACAAATATGTCCTGCAACTTGttactccccccccccccccgacccACACACAAAAAAATGTCGGCCCCTTAGTACATTTGCATTTTACAAAAAGACCCTTCTAAAATCAGGAAAAGGCGATGATCTGTTGCTCTACAACCGAGGATACCGGTGGATCTCTATTGCCGGCCAGACAGCAAGTTCGTCCTGCGACGGTGAGCAGCTGGGCTGCCACCGGCGACAGGTCAAAGGACGGCGTATCCTGGTGTGTGCGGGTTTGTGGCCGTCGCGTTGTGGTGCTCTATCCCGATCCTAGGATCGTTCTGACAAGATCTTGAATCCACACAAGTGCGTCCTCGCCGCGAGGAGGAGAAGGATGGGTGACGAGCGACGATGGCAACGGAGACGCTAACGATTTCCTGAGCGTGGCATTCTTCTCGGTGAAGAGCTTCTTTATGCGCAGCACGAGCCGGGCAACCACCGTGGCGTCGGTGGCGGCATGGACCTGTCGGCGACGTGGGAGGGCTTTGGGACTACGAAGGGTGGCCATTCAGGTTGCACCGACATGATTCGTGGGGGGCTTGCCGACCAAACAATGTTCTTCGGGTGGGGAGGGGGTGTGATGCCGGCTTTATCTAGGATTTGGCTGGGTGAGAGAAAAAGGGGAGCGGAGCGTAGGCTGAGAGAAAAACAAAGACGAGGTTGTTTATGTAAAATATCCCGTCCTACAGTTTTTTGTATCGGAGTGAGTAGTATTTTGTACCATGGCGGAGCTACAAGGAAATAACTGGATGTGCCAACGAAAGGAGTGCTTTTTTTATATTGGCTAGCTAAGAATTTTGGGAGAAAATAGTGAAAATATTAACCATGCCAACAAATACTACCCCCGTTTCTAGATATTTTTTTTATCGGCTAAAATAGCCTACCCAAATTGTTATATTTTTGAACATAGATAGTAACTCAATTCCAAAATAAGTGGCACGGCTCTTTTTTACAACTagttgataccccgcgcgttgcggcgggcaTTAGAGATGATTTTCTTGTATGCAAAAAATGGCAGGACCAATCTTTAACAGTAATCCTtgttcttattcttactctttaaaGTTAGCCTGAAGTACCAAGTTCTAACACTGGCCTTATTCTGATTCTTTAAAATTTGTTTGGTTGCGCGTTGTCGAGGGAATCATATATAAAAACAATAGCACCAAGGGCCTTGAATTCATATGAAGTCATCTTTGGTTGGTATTTTGCCGATTAGcacataaaaaataaaatttaGTACTACACGATCTATAACTACATTTCTGATGAATCACATTGTCTTGATTTACCATGTGGGAATAAGTTTTCATGTATTTCCTGAGCTAGGCCTACATATCTGGCTTCCGGATATGAGATGCAGACATTGACCTTCAATATATGACCAACCGAGTAATTTTCAATTCATCAGCTATATATATGGAGAGAACCCCGCTATCAGTATAAACCGCTGTATTGAGATAAAGCCTGCAAAGAATGAAACCAATTTAAGAATTTTGGACAAAAGAACCAAGAATTATGAGGTACTCGTACCAGTTTGTATGCTGTACAATCTGCAAGGCAGCGTGTAGCGTTCAGACCCCTTTTACCTATCCATGTTATCTGGAGTGTATAAAGTAACAACAGAAATCTGAGAAACTCGTGAACAACCAACATGAGAACATAATCAGGCTAATTACCATGAGAGATTCTTCAGGTGAGGCCAGTGTTAGAACTTGCAGGATGCCAACCAAATAATATCCTGGAACCGCCAGAAATAGATATTGCAGAtagcatctcaaaaaaaaaaaaaagatattgCAGATAGCTAGGTTTCAGGTGAAGATTTACTTCTTATCATGTTCGAGGTTGCCGAAAAGATAGTTTAAGAGGCTGTGAAACAACAAAAATATAGGTAAGTATGCCAATTGTTTAATCATGGGAAACAACAAAATTCATGAAAAAAATAGCATGTAAAGTACAACAATGGGCCAGTTAGCATATGCATGTTGGATACACATACCGTTTGGAATAGTCTCGCTGCAACAAACAAATTCAACTGAAATAGGATACGCTTTGGAATAGGCTAGAACAAACAGATTTAACTCAAGCAACCTTCTTCTCTCACACAATGGCTGCAAGAGAAATTCAGTCAAAACACTCTAGTTAGAGTTGCACAAAATACATAGAGCAAATAATGAAATCAAAGACAACAGGAACAGAACAGATGGGATGAAAACGTGTGGGGAGCTGGATGGATGTGTTCACATCTGGTGACACCGGCATACACAGGGAAAGGACAGAGCGACATCGAGTAGGTTGCTCGAGAGGGGCAACTGGGGGGCTTGAAGAAGAGGCAGCTGAGGGGGTTCAAATACAGGGCCGACCGCGATACTAAGCAGACGGAAGCCATTAAACTCGATAGAACGTATCGTGGAAGATTTCGGGGCATTGAGCGTTACCAACCAATACCCAATAGGGGGAAGAGTGAAAGCGGCAGGTCATGGGACTCCCATGATGGGAGAGAGGGAGTCATACAGCAGTTTCCAGTGGGAGGCAATGAGGCATGATTCAATTTCCGCTGGGGATCGGGAGGCATGGCCGGCGATTGATGCGTCGGCAAAGGTGAGCTCGCTAGAGAGAAGGAAGGGGTCCCGGTCTGGACTGGGCCGGCGGAGCGAATGGGCAGATTGATTTTGTTTTTCCTCTAGAGAAGGCAGCGATATTCTTCTGGGCTGGGCTAGTCGAGCGAAAGGGCAGCTCGGCTCCTGGTGAACCGGCCAGACCGGAAGCGTGAACACGCTCAATTTTTTACAACCATTGAACTGCGTCAGATTACGAGTGGCCGAATGGGACAGGTAGTTAACACCACATCTCTGCAATCTGACGGATAGGATGAATTGGAGTGACGTGGCTACACAAAATTTtagcttgcaaacattaaatgcattttagtggggatgaactttaGGCAGATTTTTATAATACGAATTATTTTATAATTTTTAGGAATGTCACGCGTTTTGAAAAAATTTCAGATATGTGACTCGGTCGGTTTTTAGTCGACTGATCGGCCTACCGGAGACCATTTGGGCTGTCAGCCGAGCAATTTTCCAGCGT
It includes:
- the LOC127297212 gene encoding trans-cinnamate:CoA ligase, peroxisomal, with protein sequence MDQLQKRPANYVPLSPITFLPRANAVYGDRTSVVYHRVKFTWRQTHERCRRLASSLVRTLGLRRNDVVSVLAPNVPAMYEMHFAVPMAGAVLNTVNTRLDAKAVAAILRHAEAKLFFVDWEYVRLASDALQLLADSGAPVPLVAVIDDLDRPTGVRLGELEYEALVAHGDPNVELPQLEDEWDAVTLNYTSGTTSAPKGVVYSHRGAYLSTTSLLMAWEMGAEPVYLWTLPMFHCNGWTFTWGVAARGGVNVCIRENRPAEVYRAIARHNVTHMCCAPVVFNILLEGGGDTARLGAPVHVLTGGAPPPAALLERVERIGFHITHAYGLTEATGPALACEWRAQWDKLPLSDRARLKARQGVSVLSLADADVVTDDDKMARVPHDGKSLGEIVLRGSSVMKGYLNNPEANEAAFRGGWFMTGDVGVVHPDGYIEIKDRSKDVIISGGENICSKEVEEVLFRHPDIADAAVVAMPHPHWGETPCAFVVARNKAAGVCEDDVVAFCRKHMAHFMVPKKVVVYGVLPRNALGKVEKVKLRDEARKLAPPAQKTKATKATKTTVSGGRRGEQPVAHVMAISRL